The Hordeum vulgare subsp. vulgare chromosome 7H, MorexV3_pseudomolecules_assembly, whole genome shotgun sequence DNA window ACCCACCACCCATAGCTACCTTCGCTCGACAACAACTCGCCAACAAAACACAACCCTTCCGGTCATAATACCCGTTTATAAAGTGTTTTTCCATAAAATTAACGGCTGCGATTGACTGATCAGACGTGCACACATTCTCGTGTCGGGCTGACATGCAGGGGTGTCCGGCGAGGGGTTCCTGGCGCGGGACATGGCGTTCCGGAACACGGCGGGCGCGGCGAGGGGGCAGGCGGTGGCGCTGCGGGTGAAcgcggacatggcggcggcgtaCCGCTGCGCCGTCGACGGCCACCAGGACGCGCTCTACGCGCACTCCTTCCGGCAGTTCTACCGCGAGTGCACCCTGTCCGGCACGGTGGACCTCGCCTTCGGCAACGCCGCCGCGGTGCTCCAGGCGTGCGCGCTCGTCGCCGGCGCGCCGGTCCCCGGCCAGTCCAACGTGCTCACGGCGCAGTCCAGGGCCGACCCCAACCAGGACACCGGCTTCGCCGTGCACAACTGCACTGTGgaggcctcgccggagctgcTCGCCGGCGGCGTCAGCACCCGCACCCGCACCTTCCTCGGCCGGCCGTGGGGCGCGTACGCGCGGGCCGTGGTCATCGGGTCGTACCTGGGCCCGCTCGTGGACCGCGACGGGTGGACGGGCTGGCCCGGCGCGGAGCCGGGCCGCGCAGACACGGTCTACTTCGGGGAGTACGGGAACGAGGGGCCCGGCGCCGGCACGGACGGGCGCGTGGGCTGGGCCGGGTTCCACGAGATGGGCTACGACGAGGCCGCCCAGttcgccgtcgacaagttcatctACGGCGACGACTGgctcgccgccacctccttcccctacgACCAAGGCATCTGAACTACGCGGGGTCTGCAGAATTCAGAGGCTAATCTTGAGCCGTTACTGCGTTAAATTCCGGTGAGATGTTCAGTAAGTTCTGTTGAATCCGTCTGTGTCATGAACACATTATCCAACTGAATCAGATGATTTTTGGATCTGTTAAGACTTAAGCGTGCAATCAATCAGCAGTTTTTACCATTTTACCAATTGCAAAGCTTTCTATGAATTTCCGATCTGTTAGGGCAAGATACCGCCATTTTCGAAGTGGTTCGTGCGTTCCAACTTGCAAGTGGGCACCAAGTGCGCTAGAGTTTTGTAACGCTGAAGCTTATAATTGGTGATGACACGGCATGCAGCAACAGCAAGAGGTTAAGGAGATCCTACTGTCTGTCTGGGCTGTCCACAATGATGGCGACATGCGCACAACATCATCCAGCTTCAGACGCACGAGAGAGGGTGTTCTACCGACTTGGTTCTCTATTATTATCTGTGTTGATTGATGATTGATTCATTAGTCTGAAAAAAAAATGAACacactttttttcttttttcatccACTTGTTTCCATGGGCAACGTAGTTTTGCTATCTGAAATGTCGCTGTGGCTTCTTTTAACGAGAAACACTTTCTAAAGGCCTCTTGTTCCCTGTGCAGTAAGAACAGAGGATGATACCTCACAGTCACAAATCACATATTGCAATGGGGTAGTTGCAGCCATCAGATATTCGGATCTCCTCATCTATCTTTTCATCGACACAAGTAGTATCAAGATCTCACCCTTTCAGAGACATTTCTAACCATTTCCGTATAGAAAGATCGTCACTGTCTTATAACTGATTCGTGTGCTAGTACAAGTAAAGCAAAACACAAGTAATTCGGGTGATATTTAACCAGGCTGTTTGCAGAATGAAATATCACTGCTCGTTAAGCAGGGCATTCGGCACACATGGCTGTGCTTCCGGTTATTCCAATTATTGCTCTCACTTGATCGGTGCCCGGCCCCCCACCCCTTGATCAATTCAGAGCTGCCACTTCTGATCGTTCTTGCTCAGAAGAACGTCGTCGGCGCCGTCCTCGAAAACCCGAAGCGTCGCGAGGTGGATGAAATCGGTGACCTGGATTCCCACAGGCCTGCTCTCACAGCACAAAATGAGCAAACTTGGTGAGCATCAGACACAAGAATTTTCCACCAGGCAACAAACACTTCTTTCTCGGTTTCTCCTACCGAGGAGAAAGAAGTAAACATTCAGAAACAGATGATCAGTGCAACTCACCATGGAAAGCAGGCCTTCTCCGGCAGCCGCATTCCGAGCCTCGGGCCTTCGTCATAGCCCTCGCAGACGAGCTCCCCCTTGTCATCCCTGTAGCACACGATCCCTCTCACCTGGTCCTCGAACACCTACCGATCAGATCACCAATTCAGGGAGGGTTTACTCGAAAAGAAGAAGAATTCAGAGAGGGCTTACTCGAAAAGAAGAACAATTCAGAGAGGAATTGAGGGAACCGAGATATCTCGTTGGATCGATCAACCATACACATGGATTATACAAGTGTGCACGGACCAGTGCAAGATGATTTATAGTAGTATACCTTGTTGCCGGTTGCTGCAGAAGAGCAGAGGTGTGGGGACGATGAGTTGCAGCCATGGGATGCAGAACTCCTGAAGCTCAGGGCTGCCGCCGGCTTCCTTGCGCCGAACCTCGGGCCGGAGGTGACCACGGAGGAAGAAGCTAGATGAGGATGGCAGCTGGGGCTTCTGAACGCCATTTTCAGGTGAGGAGTCTGGTGAGGGGTTCAGGAGGGCAGCGTGCCCTGTTGCCTATATGGTGAATcctgaatgatttttcttgggaaGGGGAAGGAAGAGCATGGCCAGTTACAGAGCCATCAGCCATGGCAGTATGGCACTTTAATAAGGTGTTTGTACTATCATCTTGTAGGTTGTAGGGGCCTGGGTGGCAATCATCGGAAGGAAGGAAGCAGCGGCAACCGCAAAGCTTGCAATATCCATCTAATTTTCTATTGCGAGCTGCACTTGGCGCGTCGTGGCCTTCCACTGTAGGCGTCTGATGACTTGTTTTGTTGGACTATATCATCTGCATTTCAGTTGCATTTTGGTAATCCATGTTGCTATAGATACATTATTATACATGCTCAAAACTCTGCAAATCTTAAGACCAGAACGCAAAATCTTTTATAGCACGGTACTTGTTTAAAATAGAAGTGTAACTGTCCACAGCTTGCATCACACAAAAACACAAAATCTAGGAAAGGGATGGATGGCCACTGCAACCAGCCAGCTTTGGTACAATTAGCAGTGTCTGTCAATCTACATGTAGTATAATAATCATGCGCGGCTGAAGGTTTTGCCTCGTCGGGGTCGGCGGGCCCGCGCCATTACCTCACCAACATTATCATCGTAGATGTTAATGGCATTCCCCAATGGGATTCCACATAAATAAACCCTGATCTGACGTGACAGCAAACAGCTAGCCTTATCCGATGATGTGCGCCAAGAATTGGTAGTTGTGCTAAACAATTGCTTCGCCATGTGACCATCTCGTTATCAACGGGGCAACGATCTCAAGAAATAGGGGAGGGGTAGTCATCTTGTCTTGTAGCATCGGTGCAATCCAAGCCACAAATGGATGGCTATGAGTTATGGCATGGCGAACATTGGGGGCATTTGCCATGGAAAATAAGAAACGATCTAAAAATCGACAGGTTTAAATGATACTGTCACTAGTTTTGTCACAAGAGACAAATGACTATTTTCAGGGTCCCTCTGCCCCCATCttttcacataaaaggtaagaagATAAGAATTACTCAGGATCAGTAGTTAATGAATTGCTCAGAATCAGCAGTTAATGATTTTTCTATGATTTTCAGGGGTTGTTACAAAGGCATCCGTTTACTTCCAGGTGTGTTTTCGCAATCATGTTTTTGTAGTAATCGGGCTGCCACCAGCTAGATGCTATAAGTAGCCGTGGCACCCAGAACAGTCGAGGCACAAAGGGGTACGTACGTGTATGTGGAAATGTTGGGTGAGGAGTCACATATCAGATATCAGAATCACACTTGCTTGGAAAACTTTGGAGTGTTAGCCACTGCGGTGTGAATGATTTTGGTTCGGTTCCTGTTGGTCGAAGCCGACACACCTGAGCTCAGTGCCCTGAGttgttgcaagaaaagaaagagaaaagatcGCCGATACACCGCGGCACCGATTTAAATCGAATCGGTGTGTGCCTCAGTAAAAGTAAACAGATGTTGTATCGTGTTACAGTTTGTGATGGCTAGGCATAGGTGCTTTGCCAGGTTGATGAAACCGGTGA harbors:
- the LOC123411715 gene encoding uncharacterized protein LOC123411715 isoform X1, coding for MAFRSPSCHPHLASSSVVTSGPRFGARKPAAALSFRSSASHGCNSSSPHLCSSAATGNKVFEDQVRGIVCYRDDKGELVCEGYDEGPRLGMRLPEKACFPWPVGIQVTDFIHLATLRVFEDGADDVLLSKNDQKWQL
- the LOC123411715 gene encoding uncharacterized protein LOC123411715 isoform X2, which encodes MAFRSPSCHPHLASSSVVTSGPRFGARKPAAALSFRSSASHGCNSSSPHLCSSAATGNKVRGIVCYRDDKGELVCEGYDEGPRLGMRLPEKACFPWPVGIQVTDFIHLATLRVFEDGADDVLLSKNDQKWQL